The Oceanispirochaeta sp. nucleotide sequence TGGTATCGCCATACAATGCGGACATTATACTGCTGTCGCTGTTAACCTGGCTGGTGATTTTCTTGAAGAAAAAGAAGAGTTCCTCTCTATTACAAAGGATAACCTTGCCCTCAGTATTCAACTCATATATTGGGAGTTTCGCAATCGTCTCAGTAAGCATACGGGAGTTCTCCTGGGTGTGGGTATCGGAGTAGGGGGGATTGTTAATCAGAAAGATGGTACAATCCTATACTCTGTTCCCTTAAAGATTACAGAATCCTTTAATTTTGTTAAAAATATATCAGAAAAACTTGATACTCCTTTCATCCTGGAAAATAATGCAAATTGCTGCGCCTGGGGAGAACTTGCTTTTCATAAAAATAATGAACTCAATAATATCTTATTTGTTTTAGTCGAATTTAAACAGGCCATTGTTCCTCATGATGAATATGGCGGAGTCGGAATAGGATTTGGAATTGTTTTAAATGGAAAGGTTCATTATGGATCCAGCTCTTCAGCCGGTGAGTTCCGCAGTATTTTATGTACTGAAAACAACGGTCTTCAGGTTTCTCTCTCTAATGAGGAACTGAGTCAGATCCTCACGGATCAATCTGTATTGGATCGATTTGCCTCAGAATTATCAAGCAACATAGCCATGCTGGTGAACACTCTGGATTTGAGTCAGGTTTTTATTGGCGGTGATATTGAAAAATGTGACTTTGATTTCTGTCAAATTCTTGATGATAAAATTCAGAAATACTGGATGTATCCGACAAAAAAGAAAGTAGGAATTCACTATTCCTCCCTGGGCGCAAAAGCTGTTGCTTTCGGAGCTGCCGGGATGTTTACACACAGACTTTTTTCTACGGATACCTTTCCCTCTGATATGAGTTGAAGAATAAAAACTCATTAATTTGTTTTTTAAAGTACACCGTGAGTGTACTCATTGATACTCTTTAGATCTCTTTTAGGAGGAGAACGTATGAAATCTTTAAGGAAATGGCTCACCATTGTCATTGTCGGATTCTTTGCAATCGGTACCATCTTTGCCAATGGAAGCAGCGATTCTGCAGAGGCGAATCAAGTGACTCTCAATGTGCTTGATTACATTGATGCTACCGCCCCGGGCTATGCTGAGAATGAAGCGATATGGCAGGAATTTACTGACAGTAATTCCGATATCTCTATCGTCAAAGAAGAACTCTCAAACGAAGCCTTTCATCAGAAAATGGCTGCTTATGTGGCTGCCGGGACAATTCCTGATGTCATGTATATGTACCCTTCGGGTCGTTCCACTACGATTCACGAAATGAAGCTCGTTAAAGACCTGGCTCCCCTCTTGGGAGATGATTTTTTATCTCACTTTGTTTCCGCTGCGATTGATCCTTCCGGTCAGGTCAGCCCTTACCTGGCAGAGCTTCCCCAGAGCATCACCTATTCATCCATCATGTATACGAATACGAAGTTATTAGATGATATGGGTCTGAAAATCCCTGAAACATATGCGGATCTTAAAGCCATGGTTCCTCTGCTTAAGGCCAAAGGAATACAAACCATTCTGATGGCGAATAAAGACGACTGGGTCATGCAGTCCTGTCTCTTTTCGACAGTTGCCGGAAGATTTCTGGACAGCGAATGGATTGAAAGTGTAAAGAAGGGTGAGGCTCAATTTACCGATAAGGCGTTCATTGACGCTTTAACTTTTATCCAGACAATGTACCAGGACGGAGTGATTTCTCCAAACACCATTCAGGTGTCCTACGGTGAGGCTCCTGCTCTTTTTGCAGCCGGCAAAGCAGCATTTTATATTGACGGTGACTGGCGTCAGAACGCTTTTATTACCGATCCATCCTCGGGAACGGCTCTCATCAGCCCGGAAGCTCAGGAAAATGATTTTAACTTTATGAACTTTCCCATTATACCCGGTGAGAAAAATCCCGGTGTAACATCGGCAATCCTGGGCTGCGGATATGGAATCTCCACAGCGATTCCCGAAGGTTCTGAAAAAGAAGCTGCTGCCATCCGTCTGGTTAAGTATCTATACTCAAAAGATGTTCAGAAACAGTACCTGGAAGTCGGCCGTTACATCACATCCCGTAATGATGTTACAAGTGACAAGCTGGAACCATTCATTACAAAGATGATGACTTTCCATGACTCTATTGGAAACACAAGCGATGTTCTTGATGGAGTTCTCGATTCTACAGTTTACTCTGTCATCAACAGTGGATTGCAGGAAATCGGATTGGGACTGAAGACTCCCGCTCAGGTTGCTGCTGCCGTTCAGGAAGCCATGGACACTCAGATTTCTTCAAAGTAATTTAATTTTAATACAGCGGCGCATCAATGGTATGAGGCGCCGCTTTATTCATATTCATGAACAAGGAAAACAGATGTGGGATCTTTAAAAATTAAGAGTAAAAATGCGGAAGAACGTAAGGCCTATTGGATTATGGTTCTACCGGCATTTGCTATTTACATTCTGGTCATGGGCTTTCCAATCATCATCTCTTTCATTCTTTCTCTGAGCAACTACAATGGTGGTAAAATGTTTGGTGGAGAAGCCTGGAAAATTACCGGATTTCAGCAGTATAGCAAGCTTATTGTAGATCCCAGCTTTTGGTATGCACTCAGGAATAATATTTACGTTGTTATTATCTCAGTCTTTGGTCAACTGCCTTTAGGGCTCTTTCTGGCGTATCTTATATACCGGAAAACGGTTCGCTTTGGAGATTTCTGGCAGGGTGTTCTTTATGTGCCTGCCATCATCTCAGTGATTGTCATCGGGATCATGTGGAGTATGATTTTCTCTCCTTATGGACCACTTTCAGAGATTGTCAACAAATATCATTCCCATGTTTATACCAGAGAGCTCACTCAGATTTTTAATCAGGAGAAGGGTTTTCTCATTTCTGATAATCTTGTTCAAAAAATCTATGCCCTCAGCGGCTCCATTGTCGATCAGACATTTTCCACCAGTGCAGAATTCAAACAGTTCCTTCTGACATACTCTCCGGATCAACTGGATGTTCTCAAAAGCGACCTCTGCAATCTGTTTTCTCCTAAATGGTCTTCTGATTTTCTGAACAAAAGGGACATCGCCATGATTCCCATCCTCTTTGTGACCCTTTGGATCTGGACAGGACTGTATTTGATTCTCTTTCTGGGGAATATGCAGAAAATCAGTCCTCAAATCCTGGAAGCAGCCACAATCGACGGAGCCTCAGAAGGGGAAGTGCTGATTCATATTATTCTTCCCAGTCTCTCCGGGGTTATCATGAATGCCTCTATTCTCTGCATTGCCGGTTCTTTGAGCGGGTTTGATCTTATTTTTGCCATGACAGGAGGGGGGCCGGCGCGTATTACCCAGGTTCTATCCATATATATGTACGAAAATGCCTTTATGGGAGCCCCCAACTATCCCCTGGCCAATGCAATTTCCATGACTATCGTGGTCTTCAGCTTCCTGCTTGTAGCCATCACAAAGGGTGTAGAGAAAAAAATGGGAGGAGTAGAATAAATGGTACAGAATCATTCCCACAGAAATGTGATAGCCGATACACTGGATTCGATCGGCAAGGCAGGTGCCTATGTAATCATGACCCTTTTCTCCCTTATGACTATATATCCTATCTTCTGGCTTATATTGAATTCCTTTAAAACAACAGTCGAGTTTCGCTCCAATATGGTAGGGTTACCCAAGGTTTGGACTCTTCAGA carries:
- a CDS encoding ROK family transcriptional regulator; translated protein: MNKVKNENRICQTLWQHPNLSRVDLSKKLKLDKSTISIEVNRLIKKGIVIEMEEDSISPIGGRRPIPLMVNKNYGIIIGIAIQCGHYTAVAVNLAGDFLEEKEEFLSITKDNLALSIQLIYWEFRNRLSKHTGVLLGVGIGVGGIVNQKDGTILYSVPLKITESFNFVKNISEKLDTPFILENNANCCAWGELAFHKNNELNNILFVLVEFKQAIVPHDEYGGVGIGFGIVLNGKVHYGSSSSAGEFRSILCTENNGLQVSLSNEELSQILTDQSVLDRFASELSSNIAMLVNTLDLSQVFIGGDIEKCDFDFCQILDDKIQKYWMYPTKKKVGIHYSSLGAKAVAFGAAGMFTHRLFSTDTFPSDMS
- a CDS encoding ABC transporter substrate-binding protein, with amino-acid sequence MKSLRKWLTIVIVGFFAIGTIFANGSSDSAEANQVTLNVLDYIDATAPGYAENEAIWQEFTDSNSDISIVKEELSNEAFHQKMAAYVAAGTIPDVMYMYPSGRSTTIHEMKLVKDLAPLLGDDFLSHFVSAAIDPSGQVSPYLAELPQSITYSSIMYTNTKLLDDMGLKIPETYADLKAMVPLLKAKGIQTILMANKDDWVMQSCLFSTVAGRFLDSEWIESVKKGEAQFTDKAFIDALTFIQTMYQDGVISPNTIQVSYGEAPALFAAGKAAFYIDGDWRQNAFITDPSSGTALISPEAQENDFNFMNFPIIPGEKNPGVTSAILGCGYGISTAIPEGSEKEAAAIRLVKYLYSKDVQKQYLEVGRYITSRNDVTSDKLEPFITKMMTFHDSIGNTSDVLDGVLDSTVYSVINSGLQEIGLGLKTPAQVAAAVQEAMDTQISSK
- a CDS encoding carbohydrate ABC transporter permease; translated protein: MGSLKIKSKNAEERKAYWIMVLPAFAIYILVMGFPIIISFILSLSNYNGGKMFGGEAWKITGFQQYSKLIVDPSFWYALRNNIYVVIISVFGQLPLGLFLAYLIYRKTVRFGDFWQGVLYVPAIISVIVIGIMWSMIFSPYGPLSEIVNKYHSHVYTRELTQIFNQEKGFLISDNLVQKIYALSGSIVDQTFSTSAEFKQFLLTYSPDQLDVLKSDLCNLFSPKWSSDFLNKRDIAMIPILFVTLWIWTGLYLILFLGNMQKISPQILEAATIDGASEGEVLIHIILPSLSGVIMNASILCIAGSLSGFDLIFAMTGGGPARITQVLSIYMYENAFMGAPNYPLANAISMTIVVFSFLLVAITKGVEKKMGGVE